From Marivirga harenae, one genomic window encodes:
- the lpcA gene encoding D-sedoheptulose 7-phosphate isomerase yields MINLIKNELNSAQETLENFLNQPEQLANIETAVDLMVDSFNQEGKVMSCGNGGSHCDAMHFAEELSGKFREARPAIAAMAISEVSHVTCVGNDYGFDYIFSRAVESLGKKGDVLLAISTSGNSKNILEACKSAKAKGMKIIGLTGKDGGKLANECDVEIRVPHDGYADRIQEIHIKIIHIFILLIEKRLGYAS; encoded by the coding sequence ATGATTAACCTGATTAAAAACGAACTCAATTCAGCTCAAGAAACACTAGAAAATTTTTTAAATCAACCGGAACAATTAGCCAATATTGAAACAGCTGTTGATTTGATGGTAGATTCCTTCAATCAGGAAGGGAAAGTAATGAGTTGCGGAAATGGCGGCTCTCATTGTGATGCAATGCACTTTGCGGAAGAATTAAGTGGTAAGTTTCGTGAAGCCCGTCCTGCAATAGCTGCGATGGCAATATCTGAGGTAAGCCATGTGACATGCGTAGGGAATGATTATGGTTTTGATTATATTTTCAGCAGAGCTGTTGAGTCATTAGGTAAAAAGGGAGATGTCCTATTAGCCATTAGCACCAGTGGCAATTCAAAAAATATCCTTGAGGCTTGCAAATCGGCTAAAGCAAAAGGCATGAAAATTATTGGATTGACAGGGAAAGATGGTGGAAAATTAGCGAATGAATGTGATGTGGAAATCCGAGTTCCACATGATGGGTATGCTGACAGAATTCAAGAAATTCATATTAAAATTATTCATATTTTTATTTTACTGATTGAAAAGAGATTAGGGTATGCTAGCTAA
- a CDS encoding YifB family Mg chelatase-like AAA ATPase yields MLAKSYGSSVYGVDANVITIEVNVSQGMKFFMVGLPDNAIKESEHRIDAAIKYSGYRMPRQKVVINLAPADVKKEGSAYDLPIALGILKGSEQIFTEDLEHYMIMGELALDGTLRPVKGVLPIAIEARKKGFKGFILPKENAAEAAIVNNLDVIGVQNLKDAIGVLEGTSNIKPEEVDTRDIFFTNLNDYEADFADVQGQENIKRALEIAAAGGHNVIMVGPPGAGKTMLAKRFPSILPPLSLTEALETTKIHSVAGRLGANASLIATRPYRAPHHTISDVALVGGGGIPQPGEISLANNGVLFLDELPEFKRTVLEVMRQPLEERRVTISRAKVSVDFPANFMLLASMNPCPCGYYNHPEKECVCPPGSVKRYLNKVSGPLLDRIDLHVEVTPVSFDQMTADRKAESSETIRKRVIAAKEIQEKRFTDMAEVHSNALMPSQMVKEVCVINSAGKALLKNAMEKLGLSARAYDRIMKVSRTIADLAGSEDIKIEHLAEAIQYRSLDREEWAG; encoded by the coding sequence ATGCTAGCTAAATCTTATGGAAGTTCAGTTTACGGAGTAGATGCCAATGTAATCACCATAGAAGTGAATGTAAGCCAAGGAATGAAATTTTTCATGGTTGGTTTACCAGACAATGCAATAAAAGAAAGTGAGCATCGGATTGATGCGGCAATAAAATACAGTGGATATAGGATGCCACGACAAAAAGTAGTGATTAATTTGGCTCCCGCTGATGTTAAGAAGGAGGGATCAGCTTACGACTTACCTATTGCTCTAGGAATATTAAAAGGCTCGGAGCAAATTTTTACTGAAGATTTAGAACACTATATGATAATGGGAGAGCTTGCTTTGGATGGTACGCTCAGACCCGTAAAAGGTGTTTTACCTATTGCCATAGAAGCCAGAAAGAAAGGTTTTAAGGGGTTTATTCTACCGAAAGAGAATGCTGCTGAGGCGGCCATTGTAAATAACTTGGATGTTATTGGTGTTCAAAACCTAAAAGATGCAATCGGTGTTTTGGAAGGCACTTCTAATATCAAGCCTGAAGAAGTAGATACTCGAGATATTTTCTTCACTAACCTGAACGACTATGAAGCTGATTTTGCAGATGTGCAAGGTCAGGAAAATATTAAAAGAGCCTTGGAAATTGCTGCCGCTGGTGGACATAATGTGATTATGGTTGGCCCACCCGGTGCAGGGAAAACTATGCTGGCCAAAAGATTCCCTTCAATTTTACCACCTCTTAGTTTGACGGAAGCACTAGAAACTACCAAGATTCATTCGGTTGCTGGAAGACTAGGAGCTAATGCTTCATTGATTGCCACAAGGCCCTATCGAGCCCCGCATCATACTATCTCGGATGTAGCCTTAGTAGGAGGAGGTGGGATTCCTCAACCTGGTGAAATATCTTTGGCCAATAATGGTGTCCTGTTTTTAGATGAACTGCCAGAATTTAAAAGAACTGTCCTGGAAGTAATGCGTCAACCATTAGAAGAACGCAGAGTAACAATTTCTAGGGCTAAAGTATCAGTGGATTTTCCTGCTAATTTTATGTTACTTGCCAGTATGAATCCTTGTCCATGTGGATACTATAATCATCCTGAAAAGGAATGTGTTTGCCCGCCCGGTTCGGTGAAACGATATTTGAATAAAGTTAGTGGTCCGTTATTGGACAGAATTGATTTGCACGTGGAAGTAACCCCTGTTTCCTTTGATCAAATGACAGCCGACCGAAAGGCCGAAAGCAGTGAAACCATTCGCAAGAGGGTAATTGCTGCCAAAGAAATTCAAGAAAAACGATTCACGGATATGGCTGAAGTACATTCTAATGCTTTAATGCCGTCCCAAATGGTGAAGGAAGTGTGCGTAATAAATTCGGCTGGTAAGGCGTTACTAAAGAATGCTATGGAAAAGCTAGGGCTTTCTGCTAGAGCATATGATAGAATCATGAAAGTTTCTCGGACCATAGCAGATTTGGCTGGAAGTGAAGATATAAAGATTGAGCATTTGGCAGAGGCAATTCAGTATAGAAGTTTAGATAGAGAAGAATGGGCAGGTTGA
- a CDS encoding zinc-dependent metalloprotease — protein sequence MKKIILSIALLAFIGLSVQESNAQLFGKKKKEETPKENGESKSKYKSYSKVITSEAESDEGLFTFHKVDDKYYFEIPENLLEKEILIVSRISGHVKGLNFGGAGMKSRPQQVIRFQKKNNQLLLRSVSYNSVANEEDPIYESVKNNNFEPIIHSFKIEALGKDSSSYVIDIEDFFTSDVPMIGALYDYQRKAFKISRVDKSRSIIVHGKAFPENVEIRHILTYNGGELPDNQLTDALSIEMNQSMILLPDNPIVPRNFDERVGYFSIRQLDYSKDSHKADDNRFITRWKLEPSDWEAYNKGELVEPVKPIEYYIDPATPLEWREYIKKGIEDWQPAFEAAGFKNAIVAKDAPTKEEDPDWSPEDVRYSVIRYIATDIQNAQGPHVHDPRTGEILESDILWYHNVMNLLRNWYFIQTAAVNPEAQKVKFEEDLMGELIRFVAAHEVGHTLGLPHNMGSSVAYPIDSLRNAEFMKTHGVAPSIMDYARFNYVAQPEDNMENFFPMVGEYDKWAIEYGYRAIPNIDTADEEEAILNGWILEKAGDPVYRYGRQQRGVVDHTAQTEDIGDDSMIASELGIKNLKRIAEKLIEWSSEEGKNYDELTELYGNVLGQYNRYMGHVTGNVGGISEYYKTSDQDGAVYTHASLDKQKRAVAFLNEQLFETPDWLIDTEILSRIQSDGIIDRIKGLQARTLNNLFSADRVKRVLENESLNGNAAYKATQMMGDLRNGIFSELRTGSSIDTYRRNLQKAFVEKLGDLVNIEDNDIRTTDIPSLSRGNLVTLRAEINRGLARQRDEMSRYHLQDLVSRIDQILDPRG from the coding sequence ATGAAAAAAATAATATTAAGCATTGCCTTGTTGGCTTTCATTGGACTTTCAGTTCAAGAATCTAATGCCCAGCTGTTTGGCAAAAAGAAAAAGGAAGAAACTCCTAAAGAAAATGGAGAATCTAAATCAAAATACAAGAGCTATTCAAAAGTAATTACCTCAGAAGCAGAGTCGGACGAAGGACTGTTTACTTTTCACAAAGTAGATGATAAATACTACTTCGAAATCCCAGAGAACTTATTAGAAAAAGAGATCTTAATAGTTTCGAGAATTTCAGGGCATGTAAAAGGGCTGAATTTTGGTGGTGCTGGCATGAAATCACGTCCGCAGCAAGTGATCAGGTTCCAGAAGAAAAACAATCAATTATTACTAAGATCTGTATCATATAATTCTGTTGCCAATGAAGAGGACCCAATTTATGAATCAGTAAAAAACAATAATTTTGAGCCTATTATCCATAGTTTCAAAATTGAAGCTCTAGGCAAGGACTCTTCTTCTTATGTGATTGATATTGAGGATTTCTTTACATCTGATGTTCCAATGATTGGAGCTCTTTATGATTATCAAAGAAAAGCTTTTAAAATCTCTCGAGTTGATAAAAGTAGATCCATAATCGTTCACGGAAAAGCGTTTCCGGAAAATGTGGAAATCAGACATATCCTTACTTACAATGGAGGAGAACTTCCCGATAATCAATTAACAGATGCATTATCAATTGAAATGAATCAATCTATGATCTTGCTACCTGACAACCCAATCGTGCCAAGAAATTTTGATGAGAGAGTGGGTTACTTTTCAATTCGTCAATTAGATTATTCTAAAGATTCCCATAAAGCAGATGACAATAGATTCATCACGAGATGGAAATTAGAACCTTCTGATTGGGAAGCATATAATAAGGGGGAATTAGTAGAGCCTGTTAAGCCGATCGAATATTACATTGACCCTGCAACTCCATTAGAATGGAGAGAGTATATCAAAAAAGGTATTGAAGACTGGCAACCTGCTTTTGAAGCGGCTGGATTCAAAAACGCCATAGTAGCTAAAGATGCTCCAACAAAAGAAGAAGACCCAGACTGGAGTCCGGAAGATGTTAGATATTCTGTAATCCGTTATATCGCAACCGATATTCAAAATGCACAAGGCCCACATGTTCACGATCCTAGAACTGGTGAAATTCTTGAAAGTGACATATTATGGTACCATAATGTAATGAACCTTTTGAGAAACTGGTACTTCATCCAAACCGCTGCGGTTAATCCAGAAGCACAAAAAGTAAAATTTGAAGAAGACTTGATGGGAGAATTAATCAGATTTGTGGCGGCACATGAAGTGGGTCACACTTTAGGATTACCGCACAATATGGGTTCAAGTGTTGCATATCCAATAGATTCTTTAAGAAATGCGGAATTCATGAAAACTCATGGTGTTGCACCATCCATTATGGACTATGCCAGATTTAATTATGTAGCTCAGCCAGAGGACAACATGGAGAATTTCTTCCCGATGGTGGGTGAATATGATAAATGGGCAATCGAATATGGCTACAGAGCTATTCCTAATATCGATACCGCTGATGAAGAAGAAGCAATTCTAAACGGTTGGATTTTAGAGAAAGCTGGTGATCCAGTTTACCGATACGGTCGTCAACAAAGAGGCGTGGTAGATCATACAGCTCAGACAGAAGATATCGGAGATGACTCTATGATTGCTTCTGAATTAGGAATCAAAAACTTAAAAAGAATTGCAGAAAAACTTATTGAATGGAGTTCTGAAGAAGGCAAAAACTATGATGAGTTAACTGAGCTATACGGAAATGTATTAGGCCAGTATAATCGTTACATGGGACATGTAACTGGCAACGTTGGAGGAATTAGTGAATATTATAAAACTTCTGATCAGGACGGTGCCGTGTATACTCACGCCTCTTTAGATAAGCAGAAAAGAGCTGTTGCATTTTTGAATGAACAATTGTTCGAAACCCCAGATTGGTTGATCGATACGGAAATATTGAGTAGAATTCAATCTGATGGAATAATAGACAGAATCAAAGGTTTACAAGCTAGAACTTTAAATAACTTGTTTAGTGCTGATAGAGTTAAAAGAGTACTTGAGAATGAATCCTTAAATGGAAATGCTGCTTATAAAGCGACTCAGATGATGGGCGATTTGCGAAATGGTATCTTTTCTGAGTTAAGAACAGGCAGTAGCATCGATACCTACAGAAGAAACCTGCAAAAGGCATTTGTTGAAAAGTTAGGTGATTTAGTAAATATTGAAGATAACGATATTCGTACTACTGATATCCCATCTCTTTCAAGGGGTAACTTAGTAACTTTGAGAGCGGAAATCAATAGAGGTTTGGCGCGCCAGAGAGATGAAATGTCAAGATATCATTTACAAGATTTGGTTAGTAGAATTGACCAGATTTTGGATCCAAGAGGATAA
- the atpD gene encoding F0F1 ATP synthase subunit beta has translation MANIGRITQVIGPVVDVSFEAEGAKLPNIFDAFTVKKSDGSVIVLECQQHLGEDRVRTIAMDGTEGLTRGMEVIDTEKPISMPTGEDIKGRLFNVIGDAIDGIEQPEGKTKLPIHREAPRFEDLSTSSEVLYTGIKVIDLIEPYSKGGKIGLFGGAGVGKTVLIQELINNIAKGHGGLSVFAGVGERTREGNDLLREMLESGIVKYGDEFMHSMEEGKWDLSKVDKEALKESKATFVFGQMNEPPGARARVALSGLTLAEYYRDGDKDSNETGKDILFFIDNIFRFTQAGSEVSALLGRMPSAVGYQPTLATEMGAMQERITSTKNGSITSVQAVYVPADDLTDPAPATTFSHLDATTVLSRKIAELGIYPAVDPLDSTSRILERSIVGDEHYDCAQRVKEILQRYKELQDIIAILGMDELSEEDRQTVYRARRVQRFLSQPFHVAEQFTGLKGVLVDIKETIKGFNMIMDGELDHLPEAAFNLKGTIEEAIEAGEKMLAEA, from the coding sequence ATGGCAAATATTGGTAGGATTACCCAAGTAATTGGCCCGGTAGTGGATGTGAGCTTTGAAGCAGAAGGCGCAAAATTACCTAACATCTTTGATGCATTTACAGTAAAAAAATCTGACGGTTCTGTAATCGTTCTGGAATGTCAGCAACATTTAGGTGAAGACAGGGTAAGAACCATCGCAATGGATGGTACTGAAGGTTTGACTAGAGGTATGGAAGTTATAGATACTGAAAAACCTATCTCAATGCCAACTGGTGAGGATATTAAAGGAAGGTTGTTTAACGTAATTGGCGATGCCATCGATGGTATTGAGCAGCCGGAAGGTAAAACAAAATTACCGATCCACAGAGAAGCACCAAGATTTGAAGATTTATCTACTTCTTCTGAAGTATTGTATACAGGAATTAAAGTTATCGACTTAATTGAACCTTATTCAAAAGGGGGTAAAATTGGATTGTTCGGTGGTGCCGGTGTTGGTAAAACTGTATTGATTCAAGAGTTGATTAATAATATTGCAAAAGGACACGGTGGTTTGTCTGTTTTTGCTGGTGTGGGTGAAAGAACCCGTGAGGGTAATGACTTGCTTAGAGAGATGTTGGAATCAGGTATTGTAAAATACGGTGATGAATTCATGCACTCAATGGAAGAAGGTAAGTGGGACCTTTCAAAAGTAGATAAAGAAGCTTTGAAAGAATCTAAAGCTACTTTCGTCTTTGGTCAAATGAATGAGCCTCCAGGTGCTCGTGCAAGAGTTGCATTGTCTGGTTTGACCTTAGCAGAGTATTACAGGGATGGAGATAAAGACAGTAATGAAACCGGAAAAGATATCTTATTCTTTATTGATAATATTTTCCGTTTTACGCAAGCAGGTTCTGAGGTTTCTGCACTTTTAGGTAGGATGCCATCTGCTGTGGGTTACCAGCCGACATTGGCAACTGAAATGGGTGCTATGCAGGAAAGAATTACTTCTACTAAAAATGGTTCAATTACTTCCGTGCAGGCGGTTTATGTTCCTGCGGATGATTTAACTGACCCTGCTCCAGCCACTACTTTCTCTCACTTAGATGCAACTACAGTATTGTCTCGTAAGATTGCTGAGTTAGGTATTTATCCAGCGGTGGATCCATTGGATTCAACGTCTAGAATTTTGGAAAGAAGTATCGTTGGTGATGAGCACTATGATTGTGCGCAAAGAGTAAAAGAGATCTTACAGCGTTATAAAGAACTTCAAGATATTATCGCCATCTTAGGTATGGACGAATTATCTGAAGAAGATAGACAAACAGTTTATAGAGCAAGAAGAGTACAAAGATTCTTGTCTCAGCCATTCCATGTTGCAGAGCAATTTACTGGCTTGAAAGGGGTATTGGTTGATATCAAAGAAACTATCAAAGGTTTCAATATGATCATGGATGGTGAGTTAGACCACCTTCCAGAAGCAGCTTTCAACTTGAAAGGTACTATTGAAGAAGCCATTGAGGCAGGAGAGAAAATGTTAGCAGAAGCTTAA
- a CDS encoding ABC transporter ATP-binding protein, whose amino-acid sequence MKTYFRVLSYARPLGWLAPQYLVYALLQAVFSVLTLGVLAPVLNVLFEVEKQSNIPEALPEFSLNINYFKEVFDYYFLSLMQEDQFVALQFVCVILIISIFLSNIFKYLLAVISAIVKANVISNLRNAIYDRLVNMHIGFFTEERKGNIMSKVMADVQEVENTVVNSLKALIKEPLMLIGYFVALFFISARLTLITLIILPVSGFIISYIAISLKKKATKSQETIGRISDILDETLSGMRIIKAFNAISFSKNRFQKEVNNYAEFNVSMQKRQALAGPTSEFLGVFVVVGVLLIGGGMILEGNSELEASSFITFIAIYSQLIVPAKQLSTAFSNVQRGLASAERIFGIIDLEPAIKDKSTAKKLEKFENAISFKNVTFAYGKDKVLKNIDINIPKGDTIALVGPSGGGKSTLADLIPRFYDPISGDVQIDGISLKDLTVDSVRARMGIVSQESILFNDSIFNNIAFGKPECTLDEVIQAAKIANAHEFISQMDGGYHANLGERGTKLSGGQRQRISIARAILKNPDILILDEATSALDSESEKLVQDALANLMKNRTSIVIAHRLSTIQEADKIYVMQDGEIIEEGKHERLMETGGVYKKLIEIQSVS is encoded by the coding sequence ATGAAAACTTATTTTAGGGTACTCTCATATGCAAGACCATTAGGCTGGTTAGCACCCCAATACTTAGTTTATGCGCTACTGCAGGCCGTTTTCAGTGTTTTAACATTGGGAGTTCTTGCACCTGTTTTAAATGTTCTGTTTGAGGTTGAAAAGCAAAGCAATATTCCGGAAGCCCTGCCAGAGTTCAGCTTAAATATAAACTACTTTAAGGAAGTATTTGATTATTATTTCTTGTCCTTAATGCAGGAGGATCAATTTGTAGCTCTTCAGTTCGTCTGTGTTATTTTGATTATAAGTATATTTCTGTCCAATATATTTAAATATTTATTAGCTGTTATTTCTGCTATAGTGAAAGCAAATGTAATTTCTAATTTAAGGAATGCTATATATGATAGATTAGTTAATATGCATATAGGGTTTTTTACGGAAGAGCGAAAAGGTAATATCATGTCAAAAGTGATGGCAGATGTGCAGGAAGTCGAAAACACTGTTGTAAATAGTTTAAAAGCATTAATTAAAGAACCTTTAATGCTCATCGGATATTTTGTTGCTTTATTTTTCATTTCCGCTAGGCTTACCCTTATCACGTTAATAATTCTGCCGGTATCTGGATTCATTATATCTTATATTGCTATTTCCCTGAAGAAAAAAGCCACGAAAAGCCAAGAAACCATAGGTAGAATCTCTGATATTTTGGACGAAACCTTAAGTGGGATGCGAATTATCAAAGCATTCAACGCGATAAGCTTCTCTAAGAATAGATTTCAAAAAGAGGTAAATAACTATGCTGAGTTTAATGTTAGCATGCAAAAAAGACAGGCCTTAGCAGGGCCTACCTCGGAGTTTTTAGGGGTATTTGTGGTAGTAGGTGTATTACTAATTGGCGGTGGGATGATCCTCGAAGGAAATTCAGAACTTGAAGCGAGTAGTTTCATAACTTTCATTGCTATTTATTCTCAACTTATTGTTCCAGCTAAGCAATTATCCACAGCATTTAGCAACGTTCAACGAGGATTAGCTTCTGCAGAAAGAATTTTTGGCATTATTGATTTAGAGCCAGCAATAAAAGATAAAAGCACAGCCAAAAAATTGGAAAAATTTGAAAATGCAATAAGCTTTAAGAACGTTACTTTTGCTTATGGTAAGGATAAGGTATTGAAAAATATCGATATCAATATACCAAAAGGGGATACAATAGCTTTGGTAGGGCCTTCTGGAGGAGGGAAGTCAACCCTGGCGGATTTGATTCCACGCTTTTATGATCCAATTTCTGGGGATGTACAGATTGATGGTATTTCCTTGAAGGATTTAACGGTTGATTCTGTAAGAGCCAGGATGGGCATTGTGAGTCAGGAATCCATTCTTTTTAATGACTCTATATTTAATAATATTGCTTTTGGAAAACCAGAATGCACCTTAGATGAAGTGATCCAAGCTGCAAAAATTGCCAATGCCCATGAATTTATCTCTCAAATGGATGGTGGATATCATGCCAATCTAGGCGAAAGAGGAACAAAATTATCGGGTGGTCAAAGACAAAGAATCAGCATTGCAAGAGCCATTTTGAAGAATCCAGATATTCTCATATTAGATGAAGCGACCTCAGCTTTGGATTCTGAATCTGAAAAATTGGTGCAGGATGCACTAGCTAATTTGATGAAAAATAGAACTTCAATAGTTATAGCTCATAGGCTCAGTACTATCCAAGAAGCCGATAAAATTTATGTGATGCAAGATGGTGAAATCATAGAGGAAGGCAAGCACGAGCGATTAATGGAAACTGGTGGAGTGTATAAAAAATTGATTGAAATTCAGTCAGTATCATAA
- the atpC gene encoding ATP synthase F1 subunit epsilon has translation MLLEIITPEKNVFKGNVDSATFPGSNGSFQVLNNHAPLISSLDKGDLKFSDGKNKTTIVVDGGVVEVLNNNITVLAEKVIEE, from the coding sequence ATGCTTTTAGAAATCATTACACCGGAAAAAAATGTGTTTAAAGGAAATGTAGATTCTGCTACTTTTCCGGGAAGCAATGGTTCTTTTCAGGTTTTGAATAATCACGCCCCACTTATCAGCTCATTGGACAAAGGAGATTTAAAGTTCTCCGATGGTAAAAACAAAACAACAATTGTAGTTGACGGTGGTGTAGTTGAGGTTTTAAATAATAATATTACTGTTCTAGCTGAAAAGGTGATTGAGGAATAG